Proteins encoded in a region of the Vicia villosa cultivar HV-30 ecotype Madison, WI linkage group LG5, Vvil1.0, whole genome shotgun sequence genome:
- the LOC131604756 gene encoding uncharacterized protein LOC131604756 gives MTNTQPQGALPSATVTNPRDNNHVNAVTTMSNRSKETPEKNSEEEDLLIEVDLEIKENEVTSQEGTGDERVVKDKVITPNPTVKLPFPTRNKKNGQHEKNFEKFLEMFKKLELNIPFLEGMKIPIKKKDRGSVTIPCTIGDRSFKKALIDLGASVSLMPFSIYKRLGIGKVQDTRMMLQFADQLVKRPYGVVEDVLVKIDKFVFPVDFVILEMPEDEEIPIILGRPFLKTGRCLIDIEEGTMTLKVYDEELKIDV, from the exons ATGACCAACACTCAACCACAGGGCGCTCTACCAAGTGCTACGGTTACTAATCCCAGAGACAATAATCATGTGAACGCTGTGACAACTATGAGCAATAGGTCAAAAGAGACACCTGAAAAGAATTCTGAGGAAGAAGATTTATTGATTGAAGTTGATCTAGAGATTAAAGAAAATGAGGTTACAAGTCAAGAAGGTACTGGGGATGAAAGGGTGGTGAAAGACAAAGTGATTACACCAAACCCGACAGTTAAACTCCCTTTCCccacaagaaataagaagaaTGGACAACatgagaaaaactttgagaagttcttggagatgttcaagaaGCTTGAGCTGAACATTCCTTTCTTggag ggtatgaagataCCGATTAAAAAGAAAGATCGAGGTTCAGTGACTATTCCATGTACCATTGGGgataggtctttcaagaaagctcttATCGACTTGGGAGCAAGTGTAAGTCTAATGCCATTCTccatttacaaaagattgggaATAGGTAAAGTACAAGATACACGAATGATGCTTCAGTTTGCTGACCAATTAGTGAAAAGACCTTATGGGGTGGTAGAAGATGTGCTAGTGAAGAtcgataagtttgtattccctgtagATTTTGTCATTCTAGAAATgcctgaagatgaagagataccaatcattttAGGGAGACCATTTTTAAAGACAGGGAGATGCTTAATCGATATAGAAGAAGGCACGATGACTTTGAAAGTCTATGATGAGGAACTAAAGATTGATGTGTGA